One Desulfovibrionales bacterium genomic region harbors:
- a CDS encoding bifunctional alpha,alpha-trehalose-phosphate synthase (UDP-forming)/trehalose-phosphatase, translating into MNSDRLQLLLEENFSGKNLVVVSNREPYIHKKVGAQIKVDRPAGGLTSALDDVLRAAKGIWVAWGSGSRDKDVVDNKSCIPVPPGNPSYTLKRVWLSSGITENYYHGYANQVLWPLCHITLDRVYFRKRFWEDYKKANRIFARAVLEESGGDSVVWVHDYHLCLLPGFLRNCKPDLTIAHFWHIPWPDWGVFRVCPQAKEILEGLLGNDLIGFQIPLFAKNFMDCVKECLDAGLDYRNAVVTYKGHATRLKAFPISIDYQKFHSMAMSRRAVNAIKRIKEKHRLDQGYIGIGVDRLEYTKALIKRLQAIDLFFERYTKYRGRFTFIQIAVPTRTKEPYLSYQKAVGELIARINGKHSTADWKPVVYIDRKVEHQELVAYYRMADVAIISSVYDGMNLVAKEYVASQADGHGVLILSELAGAAEELEGALLVNPYDVEGFSDLIYKALKMPHTEKAGRMAVLRQQVGANDIYKWIADVLHEIVNICWMKSATGRYLFDNLDRIPVKNTFLFLDYDGTLSPIVESPDKAFIPDEIRDILLRLKKQMPIAIISGRALEDIKERVGIEDIIYAGNHGAEIWNGRRQAVCGQSAGDRDRLEGLLRRLREDLMPIRGVMVEDKGITASIHFRKVSLKDIGAFLNAFRETVRGYEDTFRITAGKKVFEIRPLTAWNKGKAVLWIMEKVGKGKMPIYVGDDTTDEDAFRAIKGRGVSICIGGNPEADYYLKRQEEVRVFFEQLIGLSKVSWFANL; encoded by the coding sequence GTGAATTCAGACAGGCTACAATTGCTTCTCGAAGAGAATTTTTCCGGCAAGAACCTGGTGGTCGTCTCTAACCGGGAGCCTTACATCCATAAGAAGGTAGGGGCACAGATTAAAGTGGACAGGCCGGCCGGCGGCCTTACCTCCGCTCTGGACGACGTCTTAAGGGCCGCCAAGGGAATATGGGTGGCCTGGGGAAGCGGAAGCAGGGATAAAGATGTCGTGGATAATAAGAGTTGCATCCCCGTCCCACCCGGAAACCCTTCATATACCTTAAAGCGGGTCTGGCTAAGTTCAGGCATAACTGAAAATTATTATCATGGGTACGCCAATCAGGTACTTTGGCCCCTCTGCCATATAACCTTGGATAGGGTCTATTTCAGGAAAAGATTCTGGGAAGATTATAAAAAGGCTAACCGGATCTTTGCCCGGGCTGTTCTTGAGGAAAGCGGTGGCGATTCCGTCGTCTGGGTACACGACTATCACCTCTGCCTTCTGCCCGGTTTCCTGAGGAATTGCAAGCCTGACCTGACCATTGCACATTTCTGGCATATCCCCTGGCCTGACTGGGGCGTCTTCAGAGTTTGTCCGCAGGCAAAGGAGATACTGGAAGGTCTTTTAGGCAATGACCTTATCGGCTTCCAGATCCCTCTTTTTGCGAAGAACTTTATGGACTGCGTGAAGGAATGCCTGGATGCCGGGCTGGATTACCGGAATGCAGTGGTCACTTATAAAGGACATGCCACAAGGCTAAAGGCCTTTCCCATAAGCATTGATTATCAGAAGTTCCACTCTATGGCCATGTCCCGACGGGCTGTTAACGCCATCAAAAGAATAAAAGAAAAACATAGGCTTGATCAAGGTTACATCGGTATCGGTGTGGACCGGCTGGAATATACCAAGGCCCTTATCAAGAGGCTTCAGGCTATTGACCTGTTCTTCGAACGATATACAAAGTACAGGGGAAGGTTTACCTTTATCCAGATCGCCGTCCCGACGCGGACGAAGGAGCCATACCTGAGTTACCAGAAGGCCGTCGGGGAGCTTATCGCCAGGATAAACGGGAAGCACTCAACGGCGGATTGGAAGCCTGTAGTTTACATCGACAGGAAGGTGGAGCACCAGGAACTGGTGGCCTATTACCGGATGGCGGACGTAGCTATAATAAGCTCTGTTTATGACGGCATGAACCTGGTGGCCAAGGAATATGTAGCCTCCCAGGCCGATGGACATGGTGTGTTAATCTTGAGTGAGCTGGCCGGCGCTGCCGAGGAGCTGGAAGGGGCCCTGCTGGTAAATCCATACGATGTGGAGGGCTTTTCTGATTTGATATACAAGGCCTTGAAGATGCCGCACACCGAAAAGGCCGGCCGTATGGCCGTTCTCAGGCAGCAGGTAGGAGCAAATGATATTTATAAATGGATCGCCGATGTTCTCCATGAGATTGTCAATATCTGTTGGATGAAATCTGCGACAGGCCGTTATCTGTTTGATAATCTCGACAGGATACCGGTAAAGAATACATTTTTGTTTCTCGACTATGATGGTACGCTGAGTCCTATTGTTGAATCGCCGGATAAGGCGTTCATCCCGGACGAGATTCGCGATATCCTGCTCAGATTAAAGAAACAGATGCCTATAGCCATAATAAGCGGACGGGCCCTTGAGGATATAAAGGAAAGGGTTGGGATAGAAGATATTATCTATGCGGGGAATCATGGCGCTGAGATCTGGAACGGCAGGCGGCAGGCGGTCTGCGGTCAATCGGCAGGTGACAGAGACAGGCTGGAAGGGCTTTTGCGCAGATTGAGGGAAGATTTGATGCCGATCCGGGGCGTCATGGTTGAAGATAAAGGCATTACGGCCAGCATCCACTTCAGGAAGGTCAGCCTCAAAGATATAGGGGCGTTTTTAAATGCCTTCCGGGAGACGGTAAGGGGATATGAAGATACCTTCAGGATCACCGCGGGTAAAAAGGTCTTCGAGATCAGACCGCTGACGGCCTGGAACAAGGGAAAGGCAGTCTTATGGATAATGGAAAAGGTCGGGAAAGGAAAAATGCCGATCTACGTGGGTGATGACACCACGGACGAGGACGCCTTTAGGGCCATAAAGGGACGAGGCGTATCCATCTGCATTGGAGGAAACCCGGAGGCAGATTACTATTTAAAGAGGCAGGAAGAGGTAAGGGTGTTCTTTGAACAACTTATAGGGTTATCAAAAGTCTCATGGTTTGCTAATCTATAG
- a CDS encoding thymidylate synthase: MLSDFIKSAEESCSNGRVFNLILQGEFPIAEIDSTFVRVHTEKAVQWQARERPESLIINHGEYIHKYGDAIEYVIDELKRKPDSNRAVISLINCKDILHSGDRPIPSFMIFQFSFKSHQCIVCTAYFRALEVSKFLPSNIAEICLILREIKEKIPSIEQVMITIHAFSAYSNKDFYCLEVSEIDLDKNKGAIAIAVAKQDYVTISSLLQSKLRDESYVNTNGITELQNALRLCSDNYDRRIISNIGACLLNMKRLQRIRRSSSHSHEVLSLNQKIQTILSDTIKILHETIRGRS, translated from the coding sequence ATGCTCTCAGACTTTATAAAGAGCGCTGAAGAATCTTGTAGTAACGGTCGAGTTTTTAACCTCATTCTTCAGGGGGAATTTCCTATTGCAGAAATTGATTCAACATTTGTTCGGGTCCACACTGAAAAAGCCGTTCAATGGCAGGCACGAGAACGACCTGAATCATTGATAATTAATCACGGTGAATATATACATAAATATGGCGATGCCATTGAGTATGTTATTGACGAACTAAAGCGAAAACCAGACTCAAACAGAGCTGTAATCAGTTTGATTAATTGTAAGGATATATTGCATAGCGGGGATCGTCCTATACCTTCATTTATGATTTTTCAGTTTAGTTTTAAATCTCATCAATGCATAGTATGCACAGCATATTTCAGGGCCTTAGAAGTCTCCAAATTTTTACCATCAAATATTGCCGAAATTTGCTTAATTCTAAGGGAAATAAAAGAGAAAATTCCATCAATTGAGCAAGTAATGATAACAATTCATGCCTTTAGCGCATATTCAAATAAGGATTTTTATTGTCTAGAGGTATCAGAGATCGACTTAGATAAGAATAAAGGTGCTATTGCTATCGCTGTGGCTAAACAGGATTACGTTACTATCTCCAGCCTGCTTCAGTCCAAGCTTAGGGATGAGTCGTATGTAAATACCAATGGCATTACAGAGCTGCAGAATGCTTTACGCCTATGTTCCGACAATTATGACAGGAGGATAATTAGTAATATAGGGGCTTGCCTCTTAAACATGAAGCGACTCCAGCGAATTAGAAGATCCTCCTCCCACTCACATGAAGTTTTAAGTCTGAATCAGAAGATACAAACCATTTTGAGCGATACCATAAAAATCTTGCACGAGACAATAAGAGGACGATCATGA
- a CDS encoding radical SAM protein, producing MIKEISIDLTYKCPFRCIHCSNEPSCLHEQLSFENYSLMLKYFIEHHSLRIVEFGGGEAFCHPDFIKMANLVPEGIKKIIYTSGCLGLKGHDFLTLQDTALLKSLGFEQISISVYSHLSAIHNQIMKLDNAYKRVMFSLENLQKVGLRICIHIVVTKLNIDHLGETVASLYKRFNISNYRLLRFVPQGIGYLNRKKLEVDNGLVDLKNFSKNMMQQFNEINISYAGYPAIIKCRPHKEIKDKCSAGIEFVHILPNSKIIPCPSFKWLKSDCRYSLSLLDINRLGLWRATKRNDCWQKEVRSSNR from the coding sequence ATGATAAAAGAAATTTCTATTGATCTCACATATAAGTGTCCATTTCGATGTATCCATTGTTCGAACGAGCCGTCTTGTTTGCACGAACAGTTGTCCTTTGAAAATTATAGCTTGATGCTTAAGTATTTCATAGAGCATCATAGCCTGAGAATCGTAGAATTCGGAGGCGGGGAGGCTTTCTGCCATCCTGATTTTATTAAAATGGCTAATTTAGTTCCTGAAGGGATAAAAAAAATTATATATACTTCCGGCTGCCTCGGACTTAAAGGCCATGATTTTTTAACCTTGCAAGATACTGCTCTTCTTAAGTCATTAGGTTTTGAACAAATTAGTATTTCTGTTTACAGTCATCTTTCCGCTATTCATAACCAAATAATGAAGTTAGATAACGCTTATAAAAGAGTCATGTTTTCTCTTGAGAATTTGCAAAAAGTGGGACTTAGAATTTGCATTCATATTGTTGTGACAAAATTAAATATTGATCACCTTGGAGAAACTGTAGCTTCTCTTTATAAACGCTTTAATATTTCTAATTATCGCCTTTTGCGTTTTGTGCCACAAGGGATCGGGTATTTAAATCGAAAAAAACTCGAAGTCGATAATGGGCTTGTTGACCTAAAGAATTTTTCCAAGAATATGATGCAACAATTTAACGAGATAAATATTTCTTATGCTGGGTATCCTGCAATTATTAAATGCCGACCTCATAAAGAGATTAAAGATAAATGCTCGGCTGGTATTGAGTTTGTTCATATTCTTCCTAATTCAAAAATAATTCCTTGTCCTTCTTTTAAATGGCTGAAATCTGATTGTAGATATTCTCTATCATTGCTGGATATTAATAGGTTGGGGCTTTGGAGGGCAACTAAAAGAAATGACTGTTGGCAAAAGGAAGTTCGGTCATCTAACAGGTGA
- a CDS encoding SUMF1/EgtB/PvdO family nonheme iron enzyme encodes MVKQLNIRSDIYCEKDLLGFDKYVDTLSGMIEDTDFKTPFCIGIFGNWGSGKTSFMHLLENRLKEGEGSPRVIPVWFNPWRYEKEEHLIIPFLKTIQHEIEKYIKSQKGTKTRLAEGLKRAATKVGEVSAAIAYGIKPECKLGGFGIEFDIAKMADREEDLAKRRLEKARKISDKLSSIYYDSLTELKSAIDEKSFRLAVFVDDLDRCLPEKAVELFEAMKLFLDIEGCIFIVGVAKDIVKKGISYRYRFLESKEKEPGGAGISSEDYLDKMIQLPLELPPIEPGRKRMFIESLIGDAGGFREHADIIEIGVGDNPRSLKRFINLLAFTVRLAETVKASILEDRVDPKESDDHKELLWKYFIPLFYTKWTIIAFRFPKVHSDIKGNPERLVELQKAARGEAEKAAGLEESGEKKKPVEAIDDQLKRVLLKGEPFPADAWLMARFVHLTEATRVTAKEEASAGYSQRFEPGDMVWIPKGSFFYGDEKLGKNIEYEYVIDVFPVTNKQYKAFLDDEKEHEVPYIEEDWAQKYKWDKEKRSYPEGKGDHPVVLVSYQDALDFCRWRSQKEGKNHRLPTEEEWEKAARGIDGRVYPWGNEFNKAKCNTYESEIGGTTPVGKYPDSASPYGCRDMAGNVWEWTDSWYDEGQDAKVLRGGSWTRYGVDARCALRGRYFPGDRGLGTGFRCARDLE; translated from the coding sequence ATGGTTAAGCAACTCAACATCAGATCGGATATCTACTGCGAAAAGGATCTATTGGGATTTGACAAGTACGTCGACACTCTTAGCGGCATGATTGAAGACACGGACTTCAAGACGCCCTTCTGTATAGGTATATTCGGAAACTGGGGAAGCGGAAAGACGAGTTTCATGCACCTTCTTGAGAATAGGCTTAAGGAGGGCGAAGGCAGCCCCCGTGTCATCCCCGTATGGTTCAACCCTTGGAGATATGAGAAAGAAGAACATTTGATCATTCCATTTTTAAAAACCATCCAACACGAGATAGAGAAATACATTAAAAGTCAAAAGGGAACGAAGACAAGGCTTGCCGAAGGTTTGAAACGTGCCGCCACAAAGGTGGGCGAGGTGTCGGCAGCCATTGCCTATGGCATAAAACCGGAGTGCAAGTTGGGCGGCTTTGGCATCGAATTCGATATTGCCAAAATGGCGGACCGGGAAGAGGATCTCGCCAAAAGGAGACTGGAAAAAGCAAGAAAGATATCAGATAAGCTGTCGTCCATCTACTACGATTCCTTGACCGAATTAAAGAGCGCCATTGATGAAAAGAGTTTTCGGTTGGCGGTTTTCGTCGATGATCTCGACCGGTGCCTTCCGGAAAAGGCGGTTGAACTCTTTGAGGCGATGAAACTGTTTCTTGATATCGAGGGCTGTATTTTCATTGTAGGCGTGGCGAAAGATATCGTTAAAAAGGGAATTTCTTACCGGTACCGGTTCCTTGAATCTAAGGAGAAGGAACCCGGGGGCGCTGGCATATCATCGGAAGACTACCTGGACAAGATGATACAGCTTCCCCTTGAACTTCCACCGATCGAGCCCGGAAGGAAGAGGATGTTCATTGAATCGTTAATAGGTGATGCCGGGGGTTTCAGGGAGCACGCGGATATCATCGAAATCGGCGTGGGAGATAACCCGAGGTCCCTGAAGCGATTCATCAACCTCCTCGCATTTACGGTAAGGCTGGCGGAGACGGTTAAGGCGAGCATTCTTGAGGACAGAGTGGATCCGAAGGAGAGCGACGACCACAAGGAACTCCTCTGGAAATACTTCATCCCGCTTTTTTATACAAAATGGACGATCATCGCCTTTCGTTTCCCAAAGGTTCATTCGGATATCAAAGGGAATCCGGAGAGATTGGTCGAGTTGCAGAAGGCGGCCAGAGGGGAGGCAGAGAAGGCTGCAGGTCTCGAAGAGAGCGGAGAAAAGAAGAAACCTGTTGAAGCAATAGATGACCAGCTGAAGAGAGTCCTTTTAAAAGGGGAACCCTTCCCGGCGGATGCATGGCTGATGGCGAGATTTGTCCACCTTACGGAAGCAACGCGTGTTACCGCCAAAGAAGAGGCATCTGCCGGGTACAGCCAGAGGTTTGAACCGGGCGACATGGTTTGGATTCCGAAAGGCAGCTTTTTCTATGGCGATGAAAAACTCGGAAAGAACATAGAGTATGAGTACGTTATTGACGTATTCCCTGTTACCAATAAGCAATACAAAGCATTTCTTGATGACGAGAAAGAACATGAAGTTCCATACATAGAAGAGGATTGGGCCCAAAAGTATAAATGGGACAAGGAAAAGAGGTCCTATCCTGAAGGAAAGGGTGATCACCCGGTAGTGCTCGTCAGCTATCAGGATGCGCTGGATTTTTGCAGGTGGCGGTCTCAAAAGGAGGGAAAGAACCATAGACTGCCCACTGAAGAGGAATGGGAGAAGGCCGCCAGGGGCATAGACGGGCGGGTCTATCCCTGGGGGAACGAATTTAATAAGGCGAAGTGCAATACCTATGAATCGGAAATTGGCGGGACCACACCCGTTGGCAAATATCCGGACAGCGCCAGTCCTTACGGTTGTCGTGATATGGCAGGCAATGTATGGGAATGGACTGATAGCTGGTACGATGAAGGGCAAGACGCGAAAGTGCTGCGGGGCGGTTCATGGACCCGCTATGGGGTCGACGCACGGTGTGCTCTCCGTGGCAGGTACTTCCCGGGCGACAGGGGCCTCGGCACCGGTTTCCGGTGCGCCAGGGATTTAGAATAA
- a CDS encoding metallophosphoesterase has protein sequence MHIIHLSDLHFCTGIPLAMDEDRVISAIKKAVSDTSIDCLYLCITGDIVLKGDVRAYTLAEFFLKKLCSEIKIKKEHIIICPGNHDFVVSKQSFDDYNKFVFSLTRNDALMLSKHSISPYFINELCFLVVNSTYHLDHTYGLIELNRLQEVMEGIDSCCDKILCLHHHLLPTDDFSCLKNAYSLLNLCTSTDIKLILHGHRHMNLHLTVGNSSLLISGSGSLFQTSRQSGYTNQFQSLIIDRNNSKIYQKIFRYLIDSHDKKNVDDFYVERYEYGILR, from the coding sequence ATGCATATCATCCATTTATCGGATCTACATTTTTGTACGGGCATCCCTCTTGCTATGGATGAGGATAGAGTAATTTCCGCTATCAAGAAAGCTGTTTCTGATACCTCTATCGATTGTCTTTATTTATGTATCACAGGAGACATTGTCCTTAAGGGAGATGTTAGGGCTTACACACTAGCAGAGTTTTTTCTGAAAAAATTATGTTCCGAAATAAAAATTAAAAAGGAGCATATAATAATTTGTCCTGGTAATCACGATTTTGTAGTCAGTAAACAGAGTTTTGACGATTACAATAAATTCGTTTTCAGTTTAACACGCAATGACGCACTCATGCTGTCAAAGCACTCAATTTCGCCTTATTTTATTAATGAGTTATGTTTCCTGGTTGTAAATAGTACCTATCATTTAGATCACACTTATGGCCTCATAGAACTTAATAGATTGCAAGAAGTTATGGAAGGAATTGACAGCTGCTGTGATAAAATATTATGTTTGCACCATCACTTGTTGCCGACTGATGACTTTTCGTGTTTAAAGAATGCTTATAGTCTTTTAAATCTTTGCACCTCTACCGATATCAAATTAATATTGCATGGTCACAGACATATGAACTTGCATTTAACGGTTGGAAATTCCTCGTTATTGATATCGGGGAGCGGTTCATTGTTTCAGACTTCTCGACAAAGTGGTTATACAAATCAGTTCCAAAGTCTAATTATCGACAGAAATAATAGTAAGATTTATCAAAAAATATTCAGATACTTAATTGATAGTCATGATAAGAAAAATGTAGATGATTTTTACGTTGAAAGGTACGAATATGGCATATTGCGATAA
- a CDS encoding mechanosensitive ion channel family protein, protein MTIKGMTIPILVSLFSVTVLFFVRSMAFRVLHRWAERSHTKIDDLIVHSLRTPSVYWCIAIGLYLGFGISELPAKYVSYISKAIHVILILSATIAAANLAGQAFRNYIEKSAIPIPTTGLVHGILKGTILIVGFLIILTTLGISIAPLLTALGVGGLAVALALQDTLSNLFAGVHILLEKSVRIGDFVRLENGQEGYVEDITWRTTRIRMLPNNMVVIPNSKLSQSIVTNYYLPEKRMSLLIPVSVSYSSDPEKVESVLIEEAKKAVGEIPGLLADPEPFVRFIPGFGDSSLDFTLICQVQEFVDQYLAQHELRKRIFKRFKEEGIEIPFPHRTVYLKEEKGPDK, encoded by the coding sequence TTGACAATTAAAGGCATGACCATTCCGATTTTAGTAAGCCTTTTTTCTGTAACAGTCCTATTTTTTGTAAGGAGCATGGCCTTTAGAGTTCTTCACCGCTGGGCGGAAAGGAGCCATACCAAAATTGATGACCTTATAGTACACTCTCTCCGGACCCCATCTGTTTATTGGTGCATTGCCATCGGACTATACCTTGGTTTTGGTATATCCGAACTTCCAGCCAAATACGTATCTTATATAAGCAAGGCCATTCACGTCATTTTAATCCTTTCGGCCACCATAGCCGCCGCTAACCTGGCCGGACAGGCATTTAGAAATTATATTGAGAAGTCGGCTATTCCCATACCCACCACCGGTCTCGTCCATGGTATCTTAAAGGGTACTATTTTGATCGTAGGTTTTTTGATAATACTTACCACTCTCGGTATATCAATAGCGCCTCTTCTCACCGCCTTGGGTGTGGGCGGGTTGGCCGTGGCCCTGGCTTTGCAGGATACCCTCTCCAACCTCTTTGCCGGCGTGCATATACTCCTGGAGAAATCCGTAAGGATCGGAGATTTCGTAAGGCTTGAGAACGGTCAGGAGGGCTATGTCGAGGATATTACCTGGAGGACTACCCGGATCAGGATGTTGCCTAACAATATGGTGGTAATTCCAAACAGCAAACTGTCCCAGAGCATAGTGACTAACTATTACCTGCCGGAGAAAAGGATGTCTCTGCTGATCCCGGTCTCCGTAAGTTATAGCTCCGATCCCGAAAAGGTGGAGAGCGTCCTTATCGAAGAGGCAAAAAAGGCTGTCGGCGAGATACCCGGTCTGCTGGCCGACCCGGAGCCTTTTGTCAGATTCATCCCCGGATTTGGGGACAGCTCACTCGATTTTACCCTGATATGCCAGGTGCAAGAGTTTGTTGACCAGTATCTCGCCCAGCACGAACTTAGAAAGAGGATATTCAAGAGGTTTAAAGAAGAGGGGATCGAGATTCCGTTTCCGCACCGGACGGTTTATCTTAAGGAAGAAAAAGGACCGGATAAATAA
- a CDS encoding IS630 family transposase yields MWKPTDALPMTMEQRRTLEGWIRAGTTPQRMVLRSKICLRAADGRSNNAIAKELGTSRPTVLLWRERFLKQGVLGLSEDAPHGPSAQCLAPQKVKAIVETTLQTAPPGATHWSTRMMAEKMGVSHSSVARIWNAHGLQPHRTKGFKLSKDKRFVEKLTDVVGVYLNPPDKALVLCVDEKSRIQALDRTQPGLPMKKGRCGTMTHDYKRNGTTCLFAALNVLEGTVIGTCYPLHRNEEFLKFLRKIDRETPRKLDLHLILDNYGTHNHPNVKTWLQHHPRFHLHFTPTSSSWLNLIERWFGEITRKRIRRGVFKSVPELVAAIKEFIRLNNQNPKPFVWTKKVEEILEKVNHCKAVIETLH; encoded by the coding sequence ATGTGGAAACCAACCGATGCTTTGCCGATGACAATGGAACAGAGAAGAACGCTTGAGGGGTGGATCCGAGCTGGAACGACGCCGCAGAGAATGGTTTTGCGATCCAAGATATGTCTGCGTGCAGCCGACGGACGATCCAATAACGCCATTGCCAAAGAGTTGGGCACGTCTCGTCCAACGGTTCTGCTTTGGCGAGAGCGATTCCTCAAACAGGGGGTTTTGGGATTGTCTGAAGATGCACCCCATGGTCCGAGCGCTCAATGTTTGGCCCCCCAGAAAGTTAAAGCGATTGTGGAGACGACTCTCCAGACGGCTCCTCCCGGCGCGACTCACTGGAGTACCCGAATGATGGCCGAAAAAATGGGCGTGAGCCACTCCAGCGTCGCACGAATTTGGAATGCCCATGGGTTGCAGCCCCATCGAACCAAGGGGTTCAAGTTGTCCAAGGACAAACGATTTGTTGAAAAGCTGACGGACGTTGTCGGTGTCTATTTGAATCCTCCGGATAAGGCCCTCGTACTGTGTGTCGACGAAAAGTCGCGAATCCAAGCGCTGGACCGAACCCAACCCGGGTTGCCGATGAAAAAGGGACGATGTGGGACAATGACGCACGATTATAAACGTAACGGGACCACCTGCCTTTTTGCAGCACTCAATGTCCTTGAAGGCACCGTTATTGGCACCTGTTATCCGCTTCATCGCAACGAGGAGTTTCTAAAGTTCTTGCGCAAGATTGATCGTGAAACTCCTCGGAAACTGGATCTCCACTTGATCCTGGACAATTATGGCACTCACAATCATCCTAATGTGAAAACATGGCTCCAACATCATCCGCGATTCCACTTGCATTTCACACCGACCAGTTCTTCTTGGCTGAACCTCATAGAACGATGGTTTGGTGAAATCACGCGCAAAAGGATCCGCCGAGGCGTCTTCAAGAGTGTTCCAGAGTTGGTTGCTGCTATCAAAGAGTTCATTCGATTAAACAATCAAAACCCCAAACCTTTTGTATGGACCAAGAAAGTTGAAGAGATCCTGGAGAAGGTTAATCATTGTAAAGCCGTTATTGAGACACTACACTAG
- a CDS encoding MazG nucleotide pyrophosphohydrolase domain-containing protein yields MTLAEIMKLQKLFDEKHKGAFSWHQKINSENIHILEYLIIGLIGEVGELANIIKKIRRGDLTYSEHKDDIAEEIVDVFIYLLKMAYQNDIDIEQEFLRKLEKNKRRFKMFEL; encoded by the coding sequence ATGACATTAGCAGAGATCATGAAGCTTCAAAAACTATTTGATGAAAAACATAAAGGTGCCTTTTCGTGGCACCAAAAGATCAATTCTGAAAATATTCATATATTAGAGTATCTGATTATTGGCCTTATTGGCGAGGTCGGAGAATTAGCTAATATTATAAAAAAAATACGGCGCGGAGATTTAACTTATTCTGAGCATAAGGATGATATTGCTGAAGAGATTGTAGACGTATTTATTTACTTATTAAAGATGGCATACCAAAATGATATTGACATTGAACAAGAATTTCTAAGAAAATTAGAAAAAAATAAAAGAAGATTTAAAATGTTTGAGCTGTGA
- the tmk gene encoding dTMP kinase, giving the protein MAYCDKGFFIVFEGIDGSGSSTQARLLYEYLLSNSLVGKKAVLTAEPTFGPVGQVIKSIMQGRLVTCMDNKMDDRLLAYLFAADRHDHLYNAVNGIAKRLNEQYAVISTRYYLSSLAYHVSDNADYRFVYSLNKNFPNPNIIFYLECPVDVAIERLKKRDHLEKYENKEKLSMVERNYQEAISHYKDVLYKIDGAKSIKDIHSKIVRIVHKLLEEKK; this is encoded by the coding sequence ATGGCATATTGCGATAAAGGTTTTTTTATTGTTTTCGAAGGTATTGATGGTTCTGGTTCTTCCACGCAAGCCAGATTACTATATGAATATTTACTTTCAAATTCATTAGTTGGTAAAAAAGCTGTTCTCACAGCTGAACCGACATTTGGGCCTGTAGGCCAAGTAATTAAATCTATTATGCAGGGAAGGCTGGTCACCTGCATGGATAACAAAATGGATGATCGATTATTGGCTTATCTTTTTGCAGCTGATCGGCATGATCACTTATACAACGCTGTCAATGGGATTGCAAAACGGCTAAACGAACAATATGCTGTAATCTCTACCAGATACTATTTATCCTCTTTAGCTTATCATGTATCCGATAATGCTGATTATCGGTTTGTGTATTCATTGAATAAGAATTTTCCAAATCCAAACATAATCTTCTACTTAGAATGTCCAGTTGACGTTGCCATTGAGAGACTTAAAAAAAGAGATCATCTTGAAAAATATGAGAATAAAGAAAAGTTATCAATGGTTGAGCGTAACTATCAAGAGGCAATAAGCCATTACAAGGATGTATTGTATAAAATAGATGGGGCTAAATCCATCAAAGATATCCACAGCAAAATAGTACGCATAGTTCATAAGTTGCTAGAGGAAAAGAAATGA